From the Candidatus Bathyarchaeia archaeon genome, one window contains:
- a CDS encoding protein kinase — MGRFHSQEGACSGLPQLKKARGLPFTRDSFGPFFTVALSVPIALLFGLGIQGDPSAYIIGLVSLGVLTSLDLRGGIPRVGVGFAVSFLASLYVMGHSVAGQGFSPLSFGDLSLLLVALPPSVAVLVAGLLFSRATPYKMIKANVVASVALAVGLGLGSALKAGSALSVDSLTIVVFIALGVAANIAQMILFHFLDKLWRTKNLSMSMMPTAFFTFNLLAVLGFVASRDLSQLYPFVSSLGFLPAFALVGVGSTNLAQRISTGQSLRPTVSITGAPIVRQGKEQTIKIATQFSGHAMKMAKIIATITRPGGKTESLKVSPASPGEYSIHYRPGSSGNYAVHISATSKERQTVNESFSFDVQSPQSIPPPPKLSNPPPQSHPAPPPPVMPAPVQLPRPAIPFFKGSLPRLDNWDPRVWVGQEVHSYKITEHLATGLTGYVFRASFGQAGTEMAIKIPILRTGAGAAALEETMSEATRLLELSEQSKYVVQLRGILVDRLNIQEIVKGDTQLYLRSPPAIVMELMKGGAAKGILEDASYDSLYYSEKWGGIVMLIGYMIATGLETIHSAGFVHLDVKPQNILFNLKPPSTGQEMKDRMKSGALVPKLADLGSAVRIGGKVGQFTSEYAPAEQVLGDSAASSMDIYALGATLYNMLTKTPVNSKKLIELMNATTTNPGSSRTASDLRLAWNSFSPDFDRVAKLAPTVPVLKKMLDKDPRKRPSAQAAATLLQDLGDKALS; from the coding sequence AAGCCCGCGGCCTTCCCTTCACGCGGGACTCCTTCGGACCGTTCTTCACTGTGGCGCTTTCTGTGCCAATCGCTTTGCTCTTCGGGCTTGGAATACAGGGCGATCCCTCAGCATACATCATTGGACTAGTCAGCCTCGGAGTTCTGACCTCTCTAGATCTGCGAGGTGGTATTCCAAGGGTTGGCGTCGGATTTGCTGTTTCGTTTCTCGCCTCTCTCTACGTCATGGGACATTCAGTCGCTGGACAGGGTTTTTCTCCGTTATCGTTTGGTGATTTGTCCCTGCTCCTCGTCGCTCTTCCTCCCTCGGTCGCAGTGCTCGTAGCCGGTCTTCTCTTCTCCCGAGCAACCCCTTACAAGATGATCAAGGCAAATGTCGTCGCGTCCGTAGCGCTTGCGGTTGGGCTCGGCTTAGGGTCGGCTCTAAAGGCCGGTTCAGCCTTGTCGGTAGACTCCCTCACCATAGTAGTCTTCATTGCGCTTGGTGTAGCCGCGAACATTGCCCAGATGATTCTCTTTCACTTTCTCGACAAGCTATGGCGGACCAAGAATCTCTCGATGTCAATGATGCCGACAGCATTCTTCACCTTCAATCTACTAGCTGTCCTTGGATTTGTTGCTTCTCGAGATCTTAGCCAGCTGTACCCGTTCGTCTCGTCTTTGGGATTCTTGCCTGCGTTCGCATTGGTCGGAGTCGGCTCGACTAACCTTGCACAGAGAATCTCAACAGGACAGAGCCTCAGACCAACAGTTTCCATAACGGGAGCACCGATCGTTCGACAGGGCAAAGAACAGACAATCAAGATCGCAACCCAATTCAGTGGACACGCGATGAAAATGGCTAAGATCATAGCAACAATCACACGGCCTGGAGGAAAGACCGAATCTCTGAAGGTATCACCGGCCTCTCCGGGCGAGTACAGCATCCACTACCGACCAGGAAGCTCAGGCAACTACGCTGTCCACATCTCGGCTACAAGCAAGGAACGACAGACCGTAAACGAATCGTTCTCTTTCGATGTCCAATCGCCCCAATCAATTCCTCCTCCCCCGAAGCTATCGAATCCACCTCCTCAGAGTCATCCAGCGCCTCCGCCTCCAGTAATGCCCGCCCCCGTCCAGCTCCCACGTCCTGCGATACCCTTTTTCAAAGGCAGTCTACCAAGGTTGGATAATTGGGACCCAAGGGTTTGGGTCGGCCAGGAAGTTCATAGTTACAAGATAACGGAGCACCTCGCGACGGGCCTCACCGGTTACGTCTTTCGTGCTAGCTTCGGACAGGCGGGGACCGAAATGGCGATAAAGATTCCCATCCTAAGAACCGGAGCCGGCGCAGCTGCCCTCGAAGAGACCATGTCGGAGGCAACGCGGCTCCTAGAATTGTCAGAGCAATCGAAATACGTTGTCCAGCTGAGAGGAATCTTAGTTGATCGGCTCAATATTCAGGAGATCGTGAAGGGTGACACTCAATTGTATCTGCGAAGTCCTCCCGCGATAGTGATGGAGCTGATGAAGGGTGGTGCCGCCAAGGGAATTCTTGAGGATGCTTCGTATGATTCGCTTTACTATTCGGAGAAATGGGGCGGTATAGTCATGCTCATCGGTTACATGATTGCTACTGGGCTAGAGACGATTCACAGTGCCGGTTTCGTCCATCTTGATGTCAAGCCGCAGAACATTCTGTTCAACCTCAAACCCCCGTCCACCGGACAGGAGATGAAAGATCGGATGAAGTCTGGGGCTCTTGTCCCGAAGTTAGCAGACCTCGGTTCCGCCGTCCGTATCGGAGGCAAAGTGGGCCAGTTCACATCGGAATACGCTCCAGCCGAACAGGTTTTGGGGGATAGCGCCGCTTCTTCCATGGACATCTACGCTCTGGGAGCGACACTCTACAATATGCTTACGAAGACCCCTGTTAATTCGAAGAAGCTCATCGAGTTGATGAACGCAACGACGACTAATCCAGGATCTAGCAGAACTGCAAGCGATCTGAGGTTGGCTTGGAACTCATTCAGCCCCGATTTCGATAGGGTTGCCAAGCTCGCGC